Proteins from one Gloeocapsa sp. PCC 73106 genomic window:
- a CDS encoding DUF760 domain-containing protein, with protein MSRNPNHSRSFFEEEGESGNGLWQYVQSLTPETVAKLSKPQSTEVFQVMERNIIGLLGNLPPEHFGVTINTSREHLGRLLASAMMSGYFLRNVEQRLNFEQSLLGSDRFHPDSESIND; from the coding sequence GTGAGTAGAAACCCCAATCATTCCCGTAGTTTCTTCGAGGAAGAGGGTGAATCGGGAAACGGACTCTGGCAATACGTACAGTCTTTGACTCCGGAAACCGTGGCAAAACTGTCTAAACCCCAATCTACTGAGGTCTTCCAGGTAATGGAGCGCAATATAATCGGTCTGTTGGGTAATTTGCCCCCAGAGCACTTTGGTGTGACTATTAATACTAGTAGGGAACATTTGGGACGACTTTTAGCCTCGGCGATGATGAGTGGTTATTTTCTACGCAATGTAGAGCAACGACTTAATTTTGAACAGTCTTTATTGGGAAGCGATCGCTTTCACCCAGATTCGGAATCGATTAATGACTAG
- the mutT gene encoding 8-oxo-dGTP diphosphatase MutT, which produces MNSLYWEAIAFTQIRNRLMTSGVIPHKRIGVGVIANNQGQILIDRRLPSGLMAGLWEFPGGKIEVNESVETCIVRELKEELGIDVIVGEHLITIEHDYQEFKITLIVHHCRISRGEPQPLECAEIRWVSLKEIEEFTFPEANYQIIAALR; this is translated from the coding sequence TTGAACAGTCTTTATTGGGAAGCGATCGCTTTCACCCAGATTCGGAATCGATTAATGACTAGTGGAGTTATACCCCACAAACGCATCGGAGTTGGTGTTATTGCTAATAACCAAGGTCAAATACTGATTGATCGCCGACTCCCTAGCGGTTTGATGGCGGGTTTATGGGAGTTTCCCGGGGGTAAAATCGAAGTCAATGAGAGCGTGGAAACTTGTATCGTAAGAGAACTTAAAGAAGAACTAGGGATCGATGTGATTGTTGGGGAACATCTGATCACTATTGAACATGATTATCAAGAATTTAAAATAACTTTGATCGTGCATCACTGTCGTATTTCTCGCGGTGAACCCCAGCCACTAGAGTGCGCTGAGATTCGTTGGGTTAGCTTGAAAGAAATAGAAGAGTTTACCTTTCCTGAAGCTAATTACCAAATTATTGCGGCTTTGCGATAA